A single region of the Salinibacter sp. 10B genome encodes:
- a CDS encoding alpha/beta fold hydrolase — MKKHSPDTIRTLFPLLWIGIFLIGCGTSNEVVSPGTNTPPKTTPATKQSTSSEPYTVVEVFYGTDRAPADRRDALVFGAERGDLVFGTCTVSIPQRHRVGNIERPSIWRLELREDPSRHVTVQDVAVMAETDFVHRVLARARSSRKEALVFVHGYNVSFAEAARRAGQLKYDLAFPGPVLFFSWPSRGTVTGYAHDEDNVEWSVPDMVSFLHLLTAQADIERVYFVAHSMGSRGGVRALSELMMVHGLEERRKVKEVILAAPDIDADVFVEQILPRLSAPDTRITIYASAQDNALSISRLFNGNERLGARALDLGEHVDFVDVSGAGDDMLGHAYFADSNHVIRDLYRLLIEGLGARERSLDAVQLSTQMMYYRLRVP; from the coding sequence ATGAAGAAGCACTCTCCGGACACCATTCGGACCCTATTTCCACTCCTCTGGATTGGAATTTTCCTCATCGGGTGCGGCACCTCAAACGAGGTCGTGTCGCCCGGCACCAACACCCCACCGAAGACGACTCCTGCTACGAAGCAGTCGACCTCGTCTGAGCCTTACACGGTTGTGGAGGTGTTCTACGGGACAGATCGCGCCCCGGCGGACCGGCGAGACGCACTGGTGTTTGGCGCGGAGCGTGGCGATCTCGTCTTTGGCACGTGTACGGTAAGCATTCCGCAACGTCACCGTGTTGGCAACATTGAGCGTCCCTCGATTTGGCGGCTTGAGCTTCGGGAAGACCCCTCCCGACACGTGACCGTGCAGGACGTGGCCGTGATGGCCGAAACGGATTTCGTGCATCGCGTCTTGGCGCGGGCCCGGTCGAGCCGAAAAGAGGCACTGGTGTTCGTTCACGGATACAACGTAAGCTTTGCTGAGGCTGCGCGCCGAGCTGGACAGCTCAAGTACGACCTGGCATTTCCTGGGCCGGTTCTCTTTTTCAGCTGGCCGTCCCGGGGCACTGTGACGGGCTATGCCCACGACGAGGACAACGTCGAGTGGAGCGTGCCAGACATGGTGTCGTTCCTGCACCTGCTGACGGCGCAGGCGGATATCGAGCGGGTGTACTTCGTCGCTCACAGCATGGGGTCACGCGGGGGCGTACGGGCGCTTTCGGAGTTGATGATGGTGCACGGGCTGGAAGAGCGTCGGAAGGTCAAAGAGGTCATTCTCGCGGCTCCTGACATTGATGCAGACGTGTTTGTCGAACAGATTTTGCCCCGGCTGTCGGCTCCGGATACGCGCATCACCATTTACGCCTCGGCCCAGGACAATGCGCTGTCGATCTCGCGCCTCTTCAACGGCAACGAACGGCTTGGGGCACGGGCCTTGGATCTGGGTGAGCACGTGGACTTCGTGGACGTAAGTGGGGCGGGCGACGACATGCTGGGGCACGCGTACTTCGCCGACAGCAATCACGTGATTAGAGATCTCTACCGCCTGCTGATCGAGGGACTGGGCGCTCGGGAGCGCTCACTCGACGCCGTTCAGCTCTCGACCCAGATGATGTATTATCGACTGCGTGTCCCGTAA
- a CDS encoding CHASE2 domain-containing protein, with the protein MLRQSWLPHSVVFGTALLLFALGWLRYGLPLEDEKLLVQVSSIIHGAIARAPEHAWDEFIFIDTAYDPMLVEAVDDEGFPIGERPITDRAELTALFRLLADTNVHRFVLCDILFLDPSPHDAALQDAIEGVRNLVIPYTLDASGTPVNLAVDAPRALAQYSQDGNTFVRFSLVDGDRATIPLHMHRVLHPSEPVLGLLRLPRFIPDLRLPVQAMPAPLPLGQLLSVLTDTTAVRHYFKDRIVVIGALGRNLDIHDTVLGPMPGPLVLANLYLALRHGDHVLSPWLLFFLWGALVGLTWYSLSWELGPSPQSTVQAERKQETGRMGTRSGFRAWLQKLGAEGIENTFWLVLISLATYFVFRFHLPVLLLAVLLTLFVEGVRHRHWFYRRGTAARVLLTRLLRSGRSGKEVSSENPLSELPPADGGEVRDVRTTEAESPDSRTPR; encoded by the coding sequence ATGCTGCGACAGTCCTGGCTTCCTCACAGCGTCGTGTTCGGCACCGCACTCCTCTTGTTCGCGCTCGGGTGGCTCCGGTACGGGCTTCCCCTCGAGGATGAGAAGCTTCTGGTACAAGTCTCGTCGATCATTCACGGGGCGATAGCGCGCGCTCCGGAGCACGCCTGGGACGAGTTTATATTCATCGACACGGCCTACGACCCCATGCTCGTCGAGGCCGTCGACGACGAAGGGTTCCCAATCGGGGAGCGTCCCATCACCGACAGGGCAGAGCTCACGGCGCTCTTTCGTCTTCTCGCTGATACGAACGTCCACCGATTTGTCCTCTGTGACATCTTGTTTCTCGATCCGTCTCCGCACGACGCGGCTCTGCAGGACGCCATTGAGGGCGTTCGCAACCTCGTCATCCCGTACACGCTCGACGCTTCCGGCACTCCTGTCAACTTAGCCGTCGATGCGCCACGCGCCCTCGCCCAGTATTCTCAGGACGGCAACACGTTCGTCCGATTCTCCCTCGTCGATGGCGATCGGGCGACGATCCCGCTTCATATGCATCGCGTTCTGCATCCAAGCGAGCCGGTACTTGGTCTGCTGCGCCTTCCGAGATTCATTCCGGACCTGCGTCTACCTGTACAGGCGATGCCGGCTCCTCTTCCGCTGGGCCAGCTTCTCTCCGTCCTAACGGACACGACGGCGGTGCGACATTATTTCAAGGATCGTATTGTGGTGATCGGGGCACTCGGCCGCAATCTGGACATCCACGACACTGTGCTTGGCCCCATGCCTGGCCCCCTCGTGCTCGCTAACCTTTACCTTGCTCTCCGCCACGGCGATCACGTTCTCTCTCCTTGGCTCCTCTTTTTCCTTTGGGGGGCGCTGGTGGGCCTCACGTGGTACAGCCTGAGTTGGGAACTCGGGCCATCTCCCCAGTCCACTGTACAGGCCGAGCGCAAACAAGAGACAGGGAGGATGGGGACACGTTCCGGATTCCGTGCCTGGCTTCAGAAACTGGGAGCCGAGGGGATCGAGAATACCTTTTGGCTGGTTCTCATTTCGCTGGCCACATACTTTGTCTTCCGGTTCCACCTCCCGGTGCTGCTCCTGGCCGTCCTTCTAACCCTTTTCGTTGAGGGGGTTCGGCATCGCCACTGGTTCTACAGAAGGGGCACCGCCGCACGGGTGTTATTAACTCGTCTCCTTCGGTCTGGTCGTAGCGGGAAGGAGGTCTCTTCTGAGAATCCACTCTCCGAGCTACCACCCGCTGATGGAGGTGAAGTGCGGGATGTGCGGACCACGGAAGCAGAGTCGCCGGACTCAAGGACGCCGCGCTGA
- a CDS encoding caspase family protein, whose product MVESFRSPRVLVLLWLVVPLSLCVPAVRGQIEDGRGVTIASTEPGEGRVALVLGNAEYTSISPLQNTVHDAEDMSAALQRLGFDVIKRLDQSRANMYEAVRAFAKKAKGAEVALLFYAGHGVEVKGENYLVPVDVADLEGGDFRIDQEAVPLEEVLRALSRATNQVIVLDACRSNPFPDNVTGEGAGGGWAIPSGDMMGGTLVVYGTAPGAVASDNVEGRNGLFTKALLAELERPGIEAAEMMRRVTRRVREASNQAQSPWLSASYVLPFYFTDPEAGSEPDNPITAVSAGEVERWVRDGRSYYNRKDYASALPLLRKAARAGHMDSQYYLGTMYLAGRGVSEDPEKAADWFQLASMRGHAKAQYFLGGMYSGGFGGRRQDDARAADLYERAAKQGLAEGQFRLGLVYESGRGRPKDEANARRWYYQAAEQGYDKARAALERRHESGDDRARALLRRLP is encoded by the coding sequence ATGGTCGAATCCTTCCGGAGCCCCCGGGTCCTGGTGTTACTTTGGCTGGTGGTGCCGCTATCTCTTTGTGTGCCCGCGGTCCGTGGGCAGATCGAGGATGGCCGCGGCGTAACCATCGCATCGACCGAGCCCGGAGAAGGGCGCGTTGCTCTCGTACTCGGTAACGCGGAATACACCTCGATCTCGCCGTTGCAGAACACGGTTCACGATGCCGAGGACATGTCCGCGGCACTTCAGCGCCTCGGGTTCGATGTCATCAAACGGCTGGATCAGTCCCGTGCAAACATGTATGAGGCGGTTCGGGCTTTTGCGAAAAAAGCAAAGGGGGCCGAGGTGGCACTCCTGTTCTACGCGGGGCACGGGGTAGAGGTGAAGGGGGAAAATTATCTCGTTCCGGTGGACGTCGCTGATCTTGAGGGCGGTGATTTCCGCATCGATCAAGAGGCCGTTCCTCTTGAAGAGGTTCTTCGCGCGCTGAGCCGTGCCACCAATCAGGTGATCGTTCTCGATGCCTGCCGAAGCAATCCGTTCCCGGACAATGTCACAGGGGAAGGGGCCGGAGGGGGGTGGGCCATTCCCTCGGGGGACATGATGGGGGGAACCCTGGTGGTATATGGGACGGCGCCGGGTGCCGTTGCGAGCGATAACGTGGAGGGACGCAATGGGCTTTTCACCAAGGCGCTTCTGGCGGAGCTGGAGCGCCCTGGAATCGAGGCTGCGGAGATGATGCGTCGGGTCACTCGTCGTGTCCGCGAAGCGAGCAATCAGGCACAGAGCCCGTGGCTTTCGGCCTCCTATGTTCTCCCGTTTTACTTTACCGACCCCGAAGCGGGAAGTGAGCCCGACAATCCCATTACTGCTGTGTCGGCAGGAGAAGTGGAGCGGTGGGTCCGCGACGGCCGCTCTTACTACAACCGCAAGGACTATGCATCGGCCCTTCCCCTGCTTCGAAAGGCGGCACGGGCTGGGCATATGGATTCCCAGTATTATCTCGGCACGATGTATCTGGCAGGACGCGGGGTTTCAGAAGATCCAGAGAAAGCAGCCGATTGGTTTCAACTCGCGTCAATGCGCGGCCACGCAAAGGCCCAGTATTTCCTCGGGGGAATGTACAGTGGGGGATTTGGGGGACGTCGCCAGGACGATGCGCGAGCGGCCGACCTTTACGAACGGGCCGCCAAGCAGGGACTCGCCGAAGGACAGTTTCGGCTCGGGCTCGTCTACGAAAGCGGCCGGGGCCGTCCAAAAGATGAGGCCAATGCTCGGCGGTGGTATTACCAGGCGGCCGAGCAAGGGTACGACAAGGCCCGCGCCGCATTGGAACGACGGCATGAAAGCGGAGACGATCGCGCCCGGGCATTGCTCCGTCGCCTCCCGTGA